A section of the Subtercola frigoramans genome encodes:
- a CDS encoding substrate-binding domain-containing protein, whose translation MKPRTKFASVAALAAAAALILTGCGTAGGAASGGSSAAAGAVTHVEGAPSWCGTKPISFALLDGFGGNSWRLVTTASGKDEASKCPSVTKFTYADGQGSTEKASSDIKGMVASGVNAMVVFPDAGKAVLPALTSAYTAGVVTVPYRVDPGGQAGVNFDKWIGDDFTNDGTNWANWIQKNVPAGGNILFLGGPAGNSQSTDEYNAMSKVLGSTYTFIGETPFQPTNWDPTLTQQLLTADIAKYPKIDVIVSDFGPTLVSSLPLFPQSGRSIPALATSDGNSLSCFWEDNHAANPDFKLMTVATGNDNVRLAVDYAVAKATGGEIPTDDSFKGPIFEDSVSQQPHGVQCDKSLPGDVYLSAQMPGAQQATLGK comes from the coding sequence ATGAAACCTCGCACCAAATTTGCATCCGTTGCCGCCCTGGCAGCGGCAGCGGCCCTCATCCTGACCGGATGCGGAACCGCGGGCGGCGCAGCGAGCGGCGGCAGCAGCGCCGCCGCCGGCGCAGTCACCCACGTCGAAGGCGCACCCTCGTGGTGCGGCACCAAGCCCATCTCGTTCGCCCTGCTCGACGGCTTCGGCGGCAACAGCTGGCGTCTCGTCACGACGGCCTCGGGTAAAGACGAGGCCTCGAAGTGCCCGAGCGTCACGAAGTTCACCTACGCAGACGGCCAGGGCTCGACCGAGAAGGCGAGCTCCGACATCAAGGGCATGGTCGCCAGTGGCGTCAACGCGATGGTCGTGTTCCCGGATGCCGGTAAAGCGGTTCTCCCGGCACTCACCTCCGCCTACACGGCCGGTGTTGTCACGGTGCCGTACCGCGTCGACCCAGGTGGACAGGCCGGTGTCAATTTCGACAAGTGGATCGGTGACGACTTCACGAACGACGGCACGAACTGGGCGAACTGGATCCAGAAGAACGTCCCTGCTGGCGGAAACATCCTCTTCCTCGGTGGCCCGGCGGGAAACAGCCAGAGCACCGACGAGTACAACGCCATGTCGAAGGTTCTCGGTAGCACGTACACCTTCATCGGTGAGACCCCGTTCCAGCCCACCAACTGGGACCCGACGCTCACGCAGCAGCTGCTGACGGCCGACATCGCCAAGTACCCGAAGATCGACGTCATCGTCTCTGACTTCGGCCCGACCCTCGTCAGTTCGCTTCCTCTGTTCCCGCAGAGCGGCCGCTCGATTCCGGCCCTGGCCACCTCTGACGGCAACTCCCTGAGCTGCTTCTGGGAAGACAACCACGCGGCGAACCCCGACTTCAAGCTGATGACGGTGGCGACAGGTAACGACAACGTTCGCCTGGCAGTCGACTATGCGGTCGCGAAAGCGACCGGCGGCGAGATCCCGACCGACGATTCGTTCAAGGGCCCGATCTTCGAAGACTCTGTCAGCCAGCAGCCTCACGGCGTGCAGTGTGACAAGTCCCTTCCTGGCGACGTCTACCTCTCGGCCCAGATGCCGGGAGCCCAGCAGGCGACTCTCGGAAAGTAG
- a CDS encoding ketopantoate reductase family protein: MPPKRIAFVGTGANGAAIAADLTRAGLDVTFIEQWPAHVEAMRTKGIRVQMPAETVVTPVTAIHLYEVAQQRRHFDIVFVLVKAYDTRWACELIKPLVAPDGLVVGLQNGMSLDDIADIVGPERTIGAVIEVAGNMYEPGVVNRQTPPSGSWFALGAYDESARGREHEIADVLGHAGTVQVYEKVRAAKWGKLIVNAGELVPSAILGMPLADVVEVPRMHEFMLQVCREAADVAVASGIELVPIFGLQNLDLNDSHSYGNSLLNAVLERYSLPDTKTTVLQDWIKGRRSEVHEINGLVVELGRRFGVDTTANTVTVEVARRIEAGELKEQPANAALLTAVLAPSAA; encoded by the coding sequence ATGCCCCCCAAGAGAATCGCCTTCGTTGGAACCGGTGCGAACGGTGCCGCCATCGCCGCAGACCTCACGCGGGCGGGGCTCGACGTGACGTTCATCGAACAGTGGCCGGCCCACGTCGAAGCGATGCGCACGAAGGGAATCCGCGTGCAGATGCCCGCCGAGACCGTCGTCACTCCGGTCACGGCGATCCACCTCTACGAGGTCGCGCAGCAACGGCGACACTTCGACATCGTCTTTGTGCTGGTGAAGGCCTACGACACCCGGTGGGCCTGCGAGCTGATCAAGCCGCTGGTCGCTCCCGACGGCCTCGTGGTCGGCCTGCAGAACGGCATGTCGCTCGACGACATCGCAGACATCGTCGGCCCGGAGCGAACCATCGGGGCGGTCATCGAGGTGGCCGGCAATATGTATGAGCCGGGTGTGGTCAACCGACAGACCCCGCCGAGCGGTTCGTGGTTCGCGCTCGGTGCCTACGATGAGTCAGCCCGCGGCAGGGAGCACGAGATCGCCGATGTTCTCGGTCACGCGGGCACCGTGCAGGTGTACGAGAAGGTTCGCGCCGCAAAGTGGGGCAAGCTGATCGTGAATGCCGGCGAGCTGGTGCCGTCGGCCATCCTCGGGATGCCCCTGGCCGACGTCGTCGAGGTTCCGCGCATGCATGAGTTCATGCTGCAGGTCTGCCGTGAAGCCGCTGACGTGGCTGTGGCCTCCGGCATCGAGCTCGTGCCCATCTTCGGACTGCAGAATCTCGATCTGAACGACTCCCACAGCTATGGCAACTCGCTGCTGAATGCGGTGCTCGAGCGGTACTCCCTTCCCGACACCAAGACCACCGTGTTGCAGGACTGGATCAAGGGACGGCGCAGTGAAGTCCACGAGATCAACGGGCTTGTCGTCGAGCTCGGACGGCGTTTCGGGGTCGACACCACGGCGAACACCGTGACCGTCGAGGTCGCCCGGCGGATCGAGGCGGGCGAACTGAAGGAACAGCCGGCCAACGCTGCTCTGCTGACGGCTGTGCTGGCCCCGTCTGCTGCCTGA
- a CDS encoding ABC transporter permease, with protein sequence MADAMTRDAPRLTSARFTVSKGLITVGSATVLLFVISGVLAPSSISGTSLSGMLPIACVLAVAGLGQMLVVQQGGIDLSVPGMISLTAVIVTHNPDGNDALLIPAIALAATFAVLAGFANGLMIGRLGLNPIIATLGTNALLYGADLAISGGRPRITTKLMQTISGGQTLGIPNSVFFAIGVLLVVTLLVKKTVAGRRFEAVGANPEAGRAIGLRVSSHRTLAYVWAQLLYCLAGVMIAGITAQPSAFEGDKFLLPSVAVVVLGGTSLLGGRGFPLATVIAAVFLQQLTQFVITLGVSTAIQTLVQAAALGVGVSLYTVNWRAVFARFSRTTRAPVPAGAI encoded by the coding sequence ATGGCTGACGCAATGACGCGCGACGCACCACGACTGACGAGTGCACGATTCACCGTCTCGAAGGGTCTGATCACCGTCGGCAGCGCAACCGTGCTTCTGTTCGTGATCAGCGGGGTTCTTGCGCCTTCGAGCATCTCGGGGACCTCGCTGTCTGGCATGCTCCCGATCGCCTGTGTGCTCGCGGTCGCGGGCCTCGGCCAGATGCTCGTGGTGCAGCAGGGCGGCATCGACCTCTCTGTGCCGGGCATGATCTCACTGACCGCTGTGATCGTCACCCACAATCCCGACGGCAACGATGCACTGCTGATTCCGGCGATCGCGCTCGCGGCGACATTCGCCGTGCTGGCCGGCTTCGCCAACGGTCTCATGATCGGCAGACTGGGTCTCAACCCGATCATTGCGACACTCGGCACCAATGCGCTGTTGTACGGTGCAGACCTCGCGATCTCGGGCGGCAGGCCCCGCATCACCACCAAGCTGATGCAGACGATCTCCGGCGGACAGACGCTCGGCATTCCCAATTCGGTGTTCTTCGCCATCGGAGTGCTGCTCGTCGTCACACTGTTGGTGAAGAAGACAGTGGCCGGCCGTCGCTTCGAGGCGGTCGGCGCGAACCCGGAGGCCGGCCGCGCCATCGGGCTGCGTGTGAGCAGCCATCGCACGCTCGCCTACGTGTGGGCCCAGCTCCTGTACTGCCTGGCCGGGGTCATGATCGCTGGCATCACCGCGCAGCCCTCTGCTTTCGAAGGCGACAAGTTCCTGCTCCCGTCTGTGGCGGTCGTCGTGCTCGGTGGTACCTCGCTCCTCGGCGGGCGGGGCTTTCCGCTCGCAACGGTCATCGCAGCGGTGTTCCTGCAGCAGCTCACACAGTTCGTCATCACGCTCGGCGTCTCCACGGCCATCCAGACCCTTGTTCAGGCTGCCGCGCTCGGGGTGGGCGTCTCGCTCTACACCGTCAACTGGAGAGCCGTCTTCGCCCGTTTCTCACGCACTACCCGCGCACCTGTTCCTGCAGGCGCGATCTAA